The Caldisericota bacterium DNA segment TCTCGCGTCAAAGTAGAGATGGGGTTTCCTTTGAGCGTTGGTATGCTTGGAGAAGATGAATTTTTTGATTTTTATTTGAGCGAAGATGTAGCTATAGATAAAATAAAAGCCCTCCTTGATACAGCACTTGACGGCATTATAAATATCAAACAGATTAATGAAATACCAGATAATCTTCCTTCTATTACTTCTCTCCCTGCAATATTAACGCATTTTATCTACGCTGAGCTTAAGGAAATGTTTTCAGAAGAGGCACTTGAGAAAAAGCTTTCTGCTATTTTGGAGATGCCGAACATTGTTGTTTTGAGGCAGAAAAAAGGGGTAAATGTTAAAAAAGATGTAAGGCCGTTTATAAAGGACATTAAATTATTAGAGATTAACAACGCGAGTGTAGTTTTTCTTTTTTCTTCTCATTTTACTAGCAGGGGGAGTATAAAAATTGATGAAATTGAGGACATCCTGAACAAGAATGGGATACCGGTGGATTTTGATTACATAGTGAGAAAGAAAACAGTTGTCAAGTATAAAGGAAAATACGTATCTCCATTTGGTTTAGAATAAGCGTTTTCTATTTTTTTGTAAAAAGTACTGCACTTCCGATTGTGCCAATTAAAAACCCTATTGGACATACAACAACTGCCAGAATAAAGAAGACGGGTTCATCTCCCCCCGGACCTATTCTATTCCAGAAGTCTTTTCCATAAAAGTGAACGAACAAGCCATAAATAAAATTATGTAACAGTATAGCGACGAAAAAACCAGCGACAGAAGCTCCTGTCAATATTAAAAACTTTTTGAGTTTTCCTCCTATCCCACTCTTTAGAGTGAGAATTATTAACACTATGCCTAATACTAATAGAGCTGTACCGCCACCGAAGAGAAAAGAAACAAAAACCCCTCTGTGTAATTGTATTTTATTTCCAACCACGATCATAATTGCTGTTGTGGCAAAAACCCCTACTACTGTCCAAAATACGGTTTTTATTGCAAGAGTTCTTTTTTGGCTATTATCAGGCAAACTCATACTATCACCTCCTTAAATAATAATTTTTAATTCCATTCAATGCTATTTTAATGAATTTCCGCTTTTTTGGAACTTCGAGAGCTTATAAGAAATAGGATACCACTCACCAAGAATGGTCCGCCTGCTACCAGTACTGCAAAAATTTTCATGCGCCCTGCTGCAACAAATGCAAACACGCACAGTGAAATAGCTGCAATTGTTACTATTGTACCGCCAATTTTTTCTTTTCGCCAGGCGATGACGATACCTGTTATTCCAATAACAACTAGTACGGCCAGTATAGTTCCTTCAATTCCCGGTGGATTGTTGCCAGTGGTTGTTTCCATAATTCCTTCACTGACTAGTATGAACAGAAAGGTTGCCCCTACAATCGTACCTACCCAGCGGGCGATTAAGTGAATCCAATTTTTTTGTGGCCCCTTTATTTTTAATATTTGTCATAAATACCTCCACCCCCCGTAAAGTTTTTTCTTATATGAAAGACTCTATTTTCTCCTTATTTTGTCTTCCCTTATTTATTTTATCATAAAAATTTCATACGCCAAAAAAAATCTATTTTTCCTTGATGTGATATTAAATTTTTAAAGATAGTTTGCAAATGCAAACTATCTTTAAAACATAATAAAATTGTTAGAAGTTAATGAAAATGAATAGAGTATTGTTAAGTTTGAAGTGACAGTTTGCAAGAATTCTATTCCTAAATTGACAGAAAAAGCTGTTAGGATATTCTGAAGTAAGTAAATGAATAAAAGGATAGTGGATTAAAAGGAGTGAAATGTGAAGATAATTGAATATTTTTTGATAATAGCCAATCTCATTATTGGATTTAGTTGTGCTATTATTCTGGCCAGATTTTTCAATAAAGTGGATAGGAAACCCAAAAGAATTCTTCACTATTTTGTAATTCTTATTGCTGTTTATTTTATTGAGTGTGTTGCTATGGCTAGGGGGATGGGAATTCCTGTATTTAGTGTAATTCTGGCCTTTGTGTGGGGCCTTGTTTTTGGTTTAAGATTTCGCACTAGCGTGCCAACACGTAATGCTTTAAAAGCTTCATTTCTCCTGTCACTTTATTCTTCATTTCCGGCGGCTTCATTTATTTTTGTTCCTTTTGTTTGCTGGGCGAGCGGATGGGATATCTTAAGTGCCGAAGGAGGGATTCAATTTGGCATTCCTGCTTTTTTGCATTTACCCTGGCCCCTGAACACTATTCTTGGTTTTTATTTAGCACTCACAATGGGTGCGGTTCTGTTTAAAACGGGAATTACAACAGGTGTAGTTAGCTTGTTTATCCATTATCCAGATAACCATAATAAATAGACTTAATACCTTTTTCTTAGCTCTTTAACTGTTTTTCAGTGTGTCTCTCTTTATTGTTTGCTACTATTTTACTTAATAAACGAAGTTGCGCACAGCGTCTTTTTGTTGTGACATTAGTTATATCGTTGTCAAATACCTTTATAAACCATACTTCACATAATAAAGGATAAGTTTTTTATTCCATTTTTGGCATACAGAATGGGAGTTTGAGACAATTATTTTTACCACCTTTGTCATTAGAAAGTAATTTTTAATTTGATATTGACAAAAAGTTTGTTAAAATAAAAAGTGGATAGAAAGTCATAACTATTAATTTGCAGTACAATCTAGCAAAAAAGGAGGGGTTCTGTTGAGACAAAAATTAAAAATCT contains these protein-coding regions:
- a CDS encoding TIGR03936 family radical SAM-associated protein; translated protein: MRIRVNFEWPEDICYLGHVDFTRTVARGLRRTSLPLKFTEGFNSRVKVEMGFPLSVGMLGEDEFFDFYLSEDVAIDKIKALLDTALDGIINIKQINEIPDNLPSITSLPAILTHFIYAELKEMFSEEALEKKLSAILEMPNIVVLRQKKGVNVKKDVRPFIKDIKLLEINNASVVFLFSSHFTSRGSIKIDEIEDILNKNGIPVDFDYIVRKKTVVKYKGKYVSPFGLE